The following are encoded together in the Theileria orientalis strain Shintoku DNA, chromosome 1, complete genome genome:
- a CDS encoding nucleolar protein yields MYLKYYVDKDGKRVYTLQNVGPNGEYCLTAHPARFSPEDKFSKHRIALKKRFNLFMT; encoded by the exons atgtatttaaaatactatGTCGATAAAGATGGAAAGAGAGTTTATACGTTACAG aaTGTTGGACCCAACGGAGAGTACTGTTTAACGGCACATCCAGCGAGATTCTCGCCAGAAGATAAATTCTCGAAACATAGAATCGCATTAAAAAAGAGATTTAATCTGTTTATGACTTAA
- a CDS encoding uncharacterized protein (protein of unknown function DUF602 family protein), protein MGGDGGSIPSRIDLVRTSGYMFSRNLGGMGYLPNTQCRTVDEHLSSNQLKQLRWTACALSQEPLSSPIVSCKLGLLYNKEAVLRYILSKKPRASFEHLKGLKDIKDVKFMVSKYSAVDKDTNRFICPILRTELSATNRGVLIWKCGCCVSEKAFKKFINTSSNEGVCPNCNSNFTFNPQVFNKSQNLPFNFDLVFLVPDLAEEGVLRTKLLQLNQKNSKT, encoded by the exons ATGGGTGGTGATGGAGGCAGTATACCTAGTCGAATCGACTTGGTTAGAACCTCTGGGTATATGTTTAGTAGGAATCTGGGTGGAATGGGTTATTTGCCAAACACACAATGTAGAACAGTCGATGAGCACTTATCTAGCAATCAGTTGAAACAGTTAAGGTGGACTGCCTGTGCGTTATCTCAG GAGCCACTATCTTCTCCCATTGTTTCTTGTAAATTAGgattattgtacaataagGAAGCAGTTCTAAGGTACATTTTATCGAAGAAACCTAGAGCTTCATTTGAACATTTGAAAGGGTTAAAAGATATAAAAGATGTCAAATTCATGGTATCCAAGTACAGCGCA GTTGATAAAGATACAAACAGATTCATTTGTCCAATTTTGAGGACTGAACTGTCAGCAACAAACAGAGGAGTCTTAATTTGGAAGTGCGGATGCTGTGTGTCGGAAAAGgcatttaaaaaatttattaacacCAGCTCTAACGAAGGAGTCTGCCCAAATTGTAACAGTAACTTTACATTTAACCCGCaagtttttaataaatcgCAAAATTTACCATTTAACTTCGATTTGGTGTTTTTAGTGCCAGACTTAGCCGAGGAAGGCGTGTTAAGAACGAAGTTGCTCCAGCTAAATCAAAAGAACAGCAAAACATGA